In Paenibacillus sp. BIC5C1, a genomic segment contains:
- the pssA gene encoding CDP-diacylglycerol--serine O-phosphatidyltransferase, with protein MLTRFIPNLFTLGNLFLGMMAILLAIDGNYSLAAILVIIAMLLDGLDGRVARALNAQSEFGKELDSLSDMVSFGAAPALIIFMVSFQDATSVLAWIATASFPICGAIRLARFNVRPGIPGYFTGLPIPAAGGVLATLSLFNKDIGPVSMMIATLLLSYLMVSSLKYPNFKKVGLPRKAIWIAPWVIVFAIVVAVMFPEQLSKLIFIPLVLYALYGMKHNMRTAASRNRAKKRKEEKSSRPSDR; from the coding sequence ATGTTAACCAGATTCATTCCGAATCTCTTTACCTTGGGTAATCTGTTTCTTGGAATGATGGCAATCCTGCTTGCAATTGATGGGAATTATAGTTTGGCTGCCATTTTGGTCATTATTGCGATGTTGCTGGACGGTCTGGATGGCCGTGTGGCACGTGCGCTTAATGCCCAAAGTGAGTTTGGTAAAGAACTGGATTCTTTATCGGACATGGTTTCATTTGGTGCAGCTCCAGCCCTAATTATATTTATGGTCTCGTTTCAGGACGCAACTTCGGTTCTCGCCTGGATCGCAACCGCAAGCTTTCCAATTTGTGGGGCTATTCGGCTTGCCCGGTTTAACGTTCGTCCAGGCATCCCTGGGTACTTCACAGGTTTGCCGATTCCAGCGGCAGGAGGGGTTCTGGCAACACTGTCCCTATTTAACAAGGATATCGGTCCTGTAAGTATGATGATTGCGACATTGCTGTTATCTTATCTGATGGTAAGTTCGCTGAAATATCCTAATTTCAAAAAGGTTGGTCTGCCGCGCAAGGCAATCTGGATTGCACCTTGGGTTATCGTCTTTGCAATAGTGGTGGCGGTCATGTTTCCAGAACAATTGTCCAAATTGATCTTTATTCCACTGGTGTTATACGCTCTATATGGAATGAAGCATAATATGCGGACGGCAGCCTCACGTAACCGGGCCAAAAAGCGTAAAGAAGAGAAGTCTTCCCGCCCTTCCGATCGCTAA
- the disA gene encoding DNA integrity scanning diadenylate cyclase DisA: MKDSSQLDNMNELLRLIAPGTPFREGLENVLRAKTGALLVVGYSPEVMEVVDGGFSINCDFSPNYLYELAKMDGAIILSEDLKRILYANTQLIPDSSISSSETGIRHRTAERVAKQTGKLVVSISQRRNIITLYQGTLRYSLKEIGVILTKANQAIQTLEKYKAVLTQSLTNLSASEFEELVTIPEVVNVIQRTEMVMRIKTEIKRYIHELGNEGRLISMQMEELVGTTEEEAWLLYKDYARDDSDDKIREIIVGLKRLSDDELLDANHIVRLLGYPSSAATSEDSVAPRGYRVLNKIPRLPNVIIHNLVDQFEQLPHVIMATIEELDEVDGIGEVRARTIKEGLKRLQEQMFIDRQM, encoded by the coding sequence ATGAAAGATTCGAGCCAACTGGATAATATGAACGAATTGTTAAGGCTGATTGCACCAGGTACACCTTTCCGCGAAGGTCTGGAGAACGTGCTGCGCGCCAAGACGGGTGCACTGCTGGTTGTAGGATACAGCCCTGAAGTGATGGAAGTAGTGGATGGAGGATTCTCGATTAACTGTGATTTCTCCCCGAACTATCTGTATGAACTCGCCAAGATGGACGGTGCCATCATCCTTAGCGAGGATTTAAAGCGTATCCTATACGCCAATACTCAGCTCATTCCTGACTCATCCATTTCTTCATCTGAGACAGGGATCCGTCATCGGACGGCTGAGCGTGTCGCGAAACAAACAGGCAAATTAGTTGTATCTATCTCGCAGCGCCGGAATATTATCACCTTATATCAAGGAACACTACGGTATTCCCTCAAAGAAATCGGGGTTATTTTGACCAAGGCGAATCAAGCGATTCAAACCTTGGAGAAATACAAAGCTGTATTGACACAGTCCCTTACGAATCTGAGTGCCTCCGAGTTCGAGGAACTGGTGACGATTCCTGAGGTGGTCAATGTCATTCAGCGTACGGAAATGGTTATGCGTATCAAAACGGAAATCAAACGTTACATTCATGAACTGGGCAACGAGGGACGTCTGATCTCCATGCAGATGGAGGAACTCGTCGGTACAACGGAAGAAGAAGCCTGGTTGCTGTATAAGGACTATGCACGTGATGACAGTGATGACAAAATCCGTGAGATTATTGTTGGTCTGAAAAGATTGTCGGACGATGAATTACTGGATGCAAATCATATCGTACGTCTGCTGGGATACCCTTCGTCAGCGGCTACGTCCGAAGATTCGGTTGCACCTCGCGGATATCGGGTATTAAATAAGATACCCCGCTTGCCGAATGTCATCATCCATAACCTGGTGGATCAATTCGAACAATTGCCTCATGTCATTATGGCTACAATTGAAGAACTGGACGAAGTGGACGGGATTGGAGAGGTACGCGCCCGAACCATTAAGGAAGGTCTCAAGCGTTTGCAGGAGCAGATGTTTATTGACAGACAAATGTAA
- the radA gene encoding DNA repair protein RadA codes for MAKVKTKFQCTECGYEAPKWYGKCPGCQSWNSMVEETETVVKTQGRNSPLFESKDKPLPIIDIDSGQEPRVQTGIEELNRVLGGGIVPGSLVLVGGDPGIGKSTLMLQTSHALTHSGLRVLYVSGEESVKQTKLRADRLGALSPELYVLCETNMERVEEAVEQIQPHFLVIDSIQTVYLPEVTSAPGSVAQVRECTSRFMRIAKGRGIATVLVGHVTKEGAIAGPRMLEHMVDCVLYFEGERHHTYRLLRAVKNRFGSTNEIGIFEMGEDGLREVGNPSELFLSERPLGVAGSTVVASMEGTRPLLVELQALISTTHFPSPRRMATGVDLHRLNLIIAVLEKRMGMFLQTQDAYLNVAGGVRLDEPAVDLAVAVSIASSLRDVPTKPDDVIFGEIGLTGEVRAVSRAEQRVKEAQKLGFKRVILPEKSLKGWKHPRGIQLIGVNTVADALAVALD; via the coding sequence GTGGCCAAAGTTAAAACCAAGTTTCAGTGTACGGAATGCGGCTATGAAGCCCCCAAATGGTACGGCAAATGTCCGGGTTGTCAGTCTTGGAATTCAATGGTGGAAGAAACCGAAACGGTGGTCAAAACACAAGGGAGAAATTCCCCTCTTTTTGAGAGTAAAGATAAGCCACTTCCCATCATAGATATAGATAGCGGTCAGGAACCGCGTGTACAGACTGGAATTGAAGAGCTGAACCGGGTTTTGGGCGGCGGAATTGTTCCAGGATCTCTCGTTCTGGTGGGTGGAGACCCCGGAATCGGAAAATCAACGTTGATGTTGCAAACATCTCATGCATTGACTCATTCAGGTTTGCGCGTGTTATATGTCTCAGGCGAGGAATCAGTTAAGCAAACGAAATTGCGAGCTGACCGTCTGGGTGCGCTGTCTCCTGAGTTATATGTACTATGTGAGACCAATATGGAGCGGGTTGAGGAAGCGGTGGAGCAGATCCAGCCGCATTTTCTAGTCATCGACTCCATTCAGACCGTATATCTGCCAGAAGTCACCAGTGCTCCCGGCAGTGTTGCTCAGGTAAGGGAATGTACATCACGGTTCATGCGGATCGCCAAAGGGCGAGGCATTGCAACCGTACTTGTGGGGCATGTTACGAAAGAAGGTGCTATTGCCGGTCCACGTATGTTGGAGCATATGGTGGACTGTGTTCTTTATTTTGAAGGAGAGCGGCATCATACGTATCGCCTTCTACGTGCGGTCAAGAACCGTTTTGGTTCGACCAATGAGATCGGCATTTTTGAAATGGGCGAAGATGGACTTCGTGAAGTAGGCAACCCTTCTGAGCTCTTCCTGTCAGAACGTCCACTCGGTGTGGCTGGTTCTACCGTAGTTGCCAGCATGGAGGGCACACGTCCTCTGCTTGTGGAATTGCAGGCATTGATTTCGACCACACATTTCCCTTCCCCCCGACGTATGGCGACAGGGGTAGATCTCCATCGATTAAATTTGATTATTGCGGTACTGGAGAAACGGATGGGCATGTTCTTGCAAACACAGGATGCTTATTTGAACGTAGCTGGTGGCGTGAGATTAGATGAGCCGGCAGTGGATTTGGCGGTTGCTGTAAGTATCGCATCCAGCTTGAGAGATGTGCCGACCAAGCCAGATGACGTCATTTTTGGGGAAATCGGTTTGACGGGTGAAGTTCGGGCCGTTTCACGGGCTGAACAACGTGTGAAAGAAGCTCAAAAATTGGGCTTCAAGCGTGTCATTTTACCAGAAAAAAGCTTAAAGGGCTGGAAACATCCTCGCGGGATACAACTGATCGGTGTGAATACCGTGGCAGATGCACTAGCGGTTGCTTTAGATTAG
- a CDS encoding ATP-dependent Clp protease ATP-binding subunit has protein sequence MMFGRFTERAQKVLALAQEEAVRLGHNNIGTEHILLGLIREGEGIAAKALIGLGLGLEKIQDEVETLIGRGQEQPTNIAYTPRAKKVIELSMDEARKLGHTYVGTEHILLGLIREGEGVAARVLNNLGISLNKARQQVLQLLGSSEAVSSHNGTPANVSTPTLDSLARDLTAYARENNLDPVIGRSKEIERVIQVLSRRTKNNPVLIGEPGVGKTAIAEGLAQKIIANEIPETLRDKRVMTLDMGSVVAGTKYRGEFEDRLKKIMDEIRQAGNIVLFIDELHTLIGAGGAEGAIDASNILKPALARGELQCIGATTLDEYRKYIEKDAALERRFQPITVDQPSPEEAIQILHGLRDRYEAHHRVKITDEAIVQAVKLSDRYITDRFLPDKAIDLIDEAGSKVRLNSYTIPPNLKQLESRLEDIRKEKDAAVQSQEFEKAAALRDTEQKIREELDVTKNQWKEKQGRTDSEVTPEDIAQVVANWTGIPVNKLKEEETQRLMNLESILHERVIGQDEAVKSVSRAVRRARAGLKDPKRPMGSFIFLGPTGVGKTELARALAEAMFGDENAVIRIDMSEYGEKHSTSRLVGAPPGYVGYEEGGQLTEKVRRKPYSVVLLDEIEKAHPEVFNILLQVLEDGRLTDSKGRVVDFRNTLIILTSNVGAEAIKRNSTLGFTAVVDAGADYDNMKGKVMDELKKSFRPEFLNRIDEIIVFHSLEQKHIAEIVTLMSEELRKRLREYEVDFELTDNAKDFLAKAGFDPAYGARPLRRAIQKHIEDKLSEELLTGNVTKGDSLLIDEENGALSVTKKDVVVPSTEEIETK, from the coding sequence ATGATGTTTGGAAGATTTACGGAACGGGCCCAAAAGGTGCTCGCATTGGCGCAGGAAGAAGCTGTCCGTCTTGGTCATAATAACATCGGTACAGAGCACATTTTGCTCGGCCTCATTCGTGAAGGCGAAGGCATCGCAGCCAAAGCGCTGATCGGCCTGGGACTCGGATTGGAAAAAATTCAAGATGAAGTAGAAACGCTGATTGGCCGTGGCCAAGAGCAACCTACGAACATTGCATATACGCCTCGTGCGAAAAAAGTAATTGAACTGTCTATGGATGAAGCTCGCAAATTGGGCCATACCTATGTAGGCACAGAGCATATCCTGCTCGGATTGATTCGTGAAGGCGAAGGGGTTGCGGCACGTGTGCTGAACAACCTGGGTATTAGTTTGAACAAGGCACGTCAACAAGTATTGCAACTGCTTGGCAGCAGTGAAGCTGTATCCAGTCATAACGGTACACCTGCCAATGTCAGCACACCAACACTGGACAGTCTAGCACGTGACCTTACGGCGTATGCCAGAGAGAACAACCTGGACCCAGTGATTGGACGTAGTAAAGAAATCGAACGTGTTATTCAGGTTCTGAGCCGTCGTACCAAGAATAACCCGGTACTGATCGGTGAGCCAGGTGTAGGTAAAACGGCCATCGCTGAAGGACTTGCACAAAAAATCATCGCCAACGAAATTCCGGAGACTTTGCGTGACAAACGTGTCATGACATTGGATATGGGTTCCGTTGTTGCAGGTACAAAATATCGCGGTGAATTCGAAGATCGTCTGAAAAAAATTATGGATGAAATTCGTCAAGCGGGTAACATTGTCCTGTTCATCGACGAATTGCATACCCTGATTGGTGCAGGCGGAGCAGAAGGCGCAATTGATGCTTCGAACATTTTGAAACCGGCTTTGGCCCGTGGAGAATTGCAGTGCATCGGTGCAACAACACTGGATGAATACCGTAAATATATCGAGAAGGATGCTGCCCTGGAGCGTCGTTTCCAACCGATCACGGTGGATCAACCTTCTCCAGAAGAAGCAATTCAGATTTTACACGGCTTGCGTGATCGTTACGAAGCGCATCACCGGGTGAAAATTACGGATGAAGCGATTGTACAGGCGGTTAAACTGTCTGACCGTTACATTACAGACCGTTTCCTGCCGGACAAAGCAATTGACCTGATTGATGAGGCGGGTTCCAAAGTAAGATTGAACTCTTACACGATCCCACCAAACCTCAAACAACTGGAAAGCCGTCTCGAAGATATCCGTAAGGAAAAAGACGCAGCGGTTCAAAGCCAGGAGTTCGAGAAAGCAGCAGCCCTGCGTGACACGGAACAAAAAATCCGTGAAGAGCTGGATGTAACGAAGAACCAATGGAAAGAAAAACAAGGTCGCACGGATTCTGAAGTAACGCCTGAGGATATCGCGCAAGTGGTAGCCAACTGGACTGGAATTCCGGTGAACAAGCTGAAAGAAGAAGAAACACAACGCTTGATGAACCTGGAGTCTATTCTACATGAACGTGTCATTGGCCAAGATGAGGCTGTGAAGTCCGTCAGCCGTGCAGTTCGTCGTGCTCGTGCCGGATTGAAAGATCCGAAACGTCCGATGGGTTCATTTATCTTCCTTGGTCCTACAGGGGTAGGTAAAACCGAGCTGGCTCGTGCTCTGGCTGAAGCGATGTTTGGCGATGAAAATGCAGTGATCCGGATCGATATGTCCGAGTATGGTGAGAAGCATTCGACTTCCCGACTCGTCGGAGCGCCTCCGGGATATGTGGGATACGAAGAAGGTGGCCAGCTGACAGAGAAAGTTCGTCGCAAACCTTACTCCGTCGTCCTGCTCGATGAGATCGAGAAAGCACATCCGGAAGTATTCAATATCTTGCTGCAAGTGCTTGAGGATGGTCGTCTGACGGATTCCAAAGGTCGCGTTGTTGACTTCCGAAATACGTTGATTATTCTGACATCCAACGTTGGTGCTGAAGCGATCAAACGTAACTCTACACTTGGCTTCACAGCAGTTGTCGATGCAGGCGCGGATTATGATAACATGAAGGGTAAAGTCATGGATGAGCTGAAGAAAAGCTTCCGTCCAGAGTTCCTTAACCGGATTGATGAAATTATCGTGTTCCACTCCCTGGAACAGAAACACATTGCAGAGATTGTTACACTCATGAGTGAGGAGCTTCGGAAACGGCTACGTGAATACGAGGTTGACTTCGAACTCACCGACAACGCCAAGGATTTCCTTGCCAAAGCCGGTTTCGATCCAGCTTATGGTGCGCGTCCGCTTCGTCGGGCGATCCAGAAGCATATCGAAGATAAATTGTCTGAAGAGTTGCTCACGGGTAATGTGACCAAAGGTGATTCGTTGCTCATCGATGAAGAGAACGGAGCATTGTCTGTAACGAAAAAAGACGTTGTTGTTCCTTCAACTGAGGAAATTGAAACGAAATAA
- a CDS encoding protein arginine kinase, translating to MPNLRFTEKALSDWMRSDAADSEIVISSRVRIARNLQHYPFPMLASNEQSEEVLNKLSEVLQYDDVHAFGDFHTLDLIDIDDLDKRVLVEKHLISPSLANESRNGAVILSEDESVSIMINEEDHLRIQCLYPGFQVKEAWEKASAIDDAFEAHVDYAFDDRRGYLTSCPTNVGTGVRASVMMHLPALVMTQQIGRILTAVSQVGLTVRGIYGEGSEAMGNLFQISNQITLGQTEQEVIDNLHSVVLQMIGHERTARERLITDSRLRITDRVMRSYGILSHAAIVDSKEAAQRLSDVRLGVDLGLLDGLSITVMNELNVMTQPGFLQKTFGEDMRTDERDIYRAQLIRDTISAANQS from the coding sequence ATGCCTAATCTTCGTTTTACAGAGAAGGCGCTCAGCGACTGGATGCGCAGTGATGCGGCTGATTCCGAAATAGTCATTAGCAGCCGGGTCCGGATCGCACGCAACCTGCAGCATTATCCGTTTCCGATGCTGGCTTCCAATGAGCAATCGGAAGAAGTGCTGAATAAGCTGAGCGAAGTACTTCAATACGATGACGTTCATGCCTTTGGAGATTTTCATACCCTGGATTTGATTGATATCGATGACCTTGACAAACGGGTGCTGGTAGAGAAACATCTGATCAGTCCTAGTCTTGCGAATGAATCCAGAAATGGCGCTGTTATTCTCAGTGAGGATGAATCTGTCAGTATTATGATTAATGAAGAGGATCATCTTCGTATCCAGTGCCTCTATCCGGGGTTCCAGGTGAAAGAAGCCTGGGAGAAAGCTTCCGCCATAGATGATGCTTTTGAAGCGCATGTGGATTATGCTTTTGATGACCGCAGAGGATATTTAACCAGCTGTCCTACAAATGTAGGTACAGGTGTAAGAGCATCTGTTATGATGCATCTGCCCGCTCTGGTGATGACACAGCAGATTGGCCGCATTTTAACCGCAGTCTCCCAAGTCGGACTGACTGTACGGGGAATTTACGGTGAAGGCAGTGAGGCGATGGGTAACCTATTCCAGATCTCGAACCAGATCACACTGGGACAGACGGAACAAGAAGTCATCGATAATCTGCATAGTGTTGTGTTACAGATGATTGGGCATGAGCGTACCGCCAGAGAACGGTTAATTACCGACTCTAGACTGCGAATTACCGACAGAGTTATGCGTTCATACGGCATTCTGTCACATGCAGCCATCGTCGATTCGAAGGAAGCCGCACAGCGTCTGTCTGATGTTCGACTTGGCGTAGATCTCGGCTTGTTGGACGGCTTGTCCATAACCGTGATGAACGAGTTGAATGTGATGACGCAGCCGGGCTTTTTGCAAAAAACATTTGGGGAAGACATGCGGACGGATGAGCGTGACATATATCGGGCTCAGTTGATCCGTGATACGATCAGTGCAGCCAATCAATCTTAG
- a CDS encoding UvrB/UvrC motif-containing protein has product MLCQECNKRPATLHFTKIVNGEKTEFHICESCAREKGEMIPGTSNGFSIHNLLSGLLDFEPSGKNGSAGATPAQSLRCEECGMTYSQFSKIGRFGCSSCYKYFDSRLDPLFKRVHGSTSHVGKVPARAGGRIKVKRQIADLKRDLQESITQEEFEQAAQIRDQIRELEKEIAQE; this is encoded by the coding sequence GTGCTGTGCCAAGAATGCAACAAACGTCCGGCAACACTCCATTTCACGAAGATCGTGAACGGAGAGAAGACGGAATTCCATATTTGTGAGTCATGTGCTCGTGAAAAAGGGGAAATGATTCCCGGAACATCCAACGGATTTTCCATTCACAACTTATTGTCCGGGTTGCTTGATTTTGAACCCTCAGGCAAGAATGGAAGTGCGGGAGCAACACCTGCGCAATCTCTTCGTTGTGAAGAATGCGGCATGACCTATTCACAGTTTAGCAAAATCGGCCGCTTTGGCTGTAGTTCTTGTTATAAATATTTTGACAGTCGTTTGGACCCGCTATTCAAACGGGTTCATGGCAGCACTTCCCACGTGGGTAAAGTGCCTGCAAGGGCTGGTGGCCGCATCAAGGTCAAAAGACAGATTGCTGATCTGAAACGGGATCTTCAGGAGAGCATAACGCAAGAGGAGTTTGAACAAGCTGCTCAAATTCGTGATCAGATTAGGGAACTTGAAAAAGAAATAGCTCAGGAGTAA